A window of Novosphingobium terrae contains these coding sequences:
- a CDS encoding dicarboxylate/amino acid:cation symporter — MVIVKRWLAWPLWLRVLGALLLGVLLGLTAPGFVSGISFIGDLFMRLIRMLVVPVVLISIASGVAAMADPRRLGAVGARTLGLFALTTICAVSLGMAIGLVLHPGTGAHLGSLPPHALGPTPSLGDQLLAIVPTNILAALAQGDMLAIIFFSVLLGLATMTAGRQGRAMAHGLRSANAVLFQMVRLVMEVTPFGVLALIGNAVAKFGVAVFANMGWLAAGVVLGVVAQLLLIHAPLVATLGRMSPARFFRVIPEALLVAFSTASSAATLPAALKVSREGLGVDPAVASTVLPIGASIGKDGTAMYVGLLSMFALQALSITPDLPMLAIVLLTGVLAAFGTAPIPAASLFMLSAVMSAVGVSPERCALVVGFVLPFDRLLDMTRTVASASANLAVTTAVARSQ; from the coding sequence ATGGTGATCGTGAAGCGCTGGCTGGCATGGCCCCTGTGGCTAAGAGTGCTGGGGGCGCTGCTGCTGGGCGTGCTGCTGGGGCTGACAGCGCCGGGCTTCGTCAGCGGCATATCCTTCATCGGCGACCTCTTCATGCGGCTGATCCGCATGCTGGTGGTGCCGGTGGTGCTGATCAGCATCGCCAGCGGCGTGGCCGCCATGGCCGATCCGCGACGACTGGGCGCGGTGGGCGCACGCACCTTGGGGCTTTTTGCGCTGACCACCATCTGCGCCGTCTCGCTGGGCATGGCGATCGGGCTGGTACTGCATCCCGGCACGGGCGCGCACTTGGGGAGCCTGCCCCCCCATGCGCTGGGCCCCACCCCCAGCCTTGGCGATCAATTGCTGGCCATCGTGCCCACCAACATTCTGGCCGCTCTGGCGCAAGGCGATATGCTGGCGATCATCTTCTTTTCGGTGCTGCTGGGCCTCGCCACCATGACGGCGGGGCGGCAGGGCCGTGCCATGGCGCATGGGCTGCGCTCGGCCAATGCGGTGCTGTTCCAGATGGTGCGGCTGGTGATGGAGGTCACCCCCTTTGGCGTGCTGGCGCTGATCGGCAATGCGGTGGCCAAATTCGGCGTGGCGGTCTTTGCCAATATGGGCTGGCTGGCGGCGGGCGTGGTGCTGGGTGTGGTGGCGCAGCTGCTGCTGATCCATGCGCCACTGGTGGCGACTTTGGGCCGCATGAGCCCCGCCCGCTTCTTCCGCGTCATTCCTGAGGCTTTGCTGGTGGCCTTCTCCACCGCCTCCTCGGCAGCGACCTTGCCTGCCGCGCTGAAGGTTTCGCGTGAGGGGCTGGGCGTTGATCCCGCCGTCGCCTCCACCGTGCTGCCCATCGGGGCCAGCATCGGCAAGGATGGCACGGCGATGTATGTTGGTCTGCTCAGCATGTTCGCGCTTCAGGCTTTGAGCATCACGCCCGATCTACCGATGCTGGCCATCGTGCTGCTGACCGGCGTGCTGGCCGCTTTCGGCACAGCGCCGATTCCCGCAGCCTCCCTCTTTATGCTGAGCGCGGTGATGTCGGCGGTCGGCGTCTCGCCCGAGCGTTGCGCGCTGGTGGTGGGCTTTGTGCTGCCCTTCGATCGCCTGCTCGACATGACTCGTACCGTTGCCAGCGCCAGCGCCAATCTGGCCGTCACCACCGCCGTGGCGCGCAGCCAGTAA
- a CDS encoding penicillin acylase family protein has product MFRINRRRLLRSSIALATLETVMCSPALARSLPLAARRKVPGAQGQIEIIDDHLGVPHIRAASKADAFFGQGYVVARDHLFAIDLDYRRRTSRLAESFGAPFADHDEASHLLRYRGDLEAELAALGEETRSCLEAYVAGVNARIAECEADPTLLPPEYGILKLRPLHWDARQLMAGRDIAVGNLEEKIRRAALAHAGRLDLDAICAPLRPPAPFTPAPGHDLAAISPEDLGILHKAAKGLPFGSLVDEAGRRTDNANAGSNAWTLAGSHTASGRPILANDPHIGIGGFAPRHVAHLSAPGLDLIGAGAPGLPGIMQGHTDRFAFGRTNFHIDQEDVFILTLNPADPEQYRHNGGWRNFDKMDDSIAIAGASPRQITLRASVHGPVTLHDPARNRAVAIASVHLGKGGSTMGSMVAINLAQDWDSLIRAFAHHPPPTNLHYADTSGNTGWHAIGYAPERKGHNGLLPVPGDGAFDWQNIRAVKDMPSILNPEAGWFASANQDNVPEGYTGPMAHSFSAPFRYHRIESVLPAKPRQTIADSVALQHDIHSEPALRLLALLPAQAEGDAGLALAMLRDWDGSIAGDKGAPALYEMLVSAVQHHLLETLVPDSLRKLVPLVDSEALLTLLEQPDPRLGPDPATVRARMLDQTLGEAWQAARKTMGDDPSSWRWDRLHKVSITHPLAAIPAIDRAFPPIDSAGTGGDTSTVMARWYRPGGSFHVAGGASYLMVVDVGGWDNSVFLNLPGQSADPRSPHRKDLYAPWIAGQMQPLLFSTEAVNRHAAARTVLSAT; this is encoded by the coding sequence ATGTTTCGCATCAATCGCCGCAGGCTCCTGCGTTCTTCCATCGCTCTGGCAACATTGGAAACCGTCATGTGCAGCCCTGCTCTGGCCCGTTCGCTGCCCCTTGCCGCGCGCCGCAAAGTGCCCGGAGCCCAAGGCCAGATCGAGATCATCGACGACCATCTGGGCGTCCCCCATATCCGCGCCGCCAGCAAGGCCGATGCCTTTTTCGGGCAGGGCTATGTGGTGGCCCGCGACCATCTCTTTGCCATCGATCTGGACTATCGCCGCCGCACCAGTCGCCTTGCCGAAAGCTTCGGCGCGCCTTTCGCGGATCATGACGAAGCCTCTCACCTGCTGCGCTATCGTGGCGATCTGGAAGCCGAACTCGCCGCGCTGGGTGAAGAGACCCGAAGCTGCCTCGAAGCCTATGTGGCAGGCGTGAACGCCCGCATCGCCGAATGTGAGGCCGACCCCACCCTGCTGCCGCCGGAATATGGCATCCTCAAACTCCGCCCGCTGCATTGGGACGCGCGCCAGCTGATGGCCGGGCGCGACATCGCCGTCGGCAATCTGGAGGAGAAGATCCGCCGCGCCGCCCTGGCCCATGCCGGGCGGCTCGATCTGGATGCGATCTGCGCCCCGCTGCGCCCGCCCGCGCCCTTTACGCCCGCGCCGGGCCACGATCTGGCGGCAATCAGCCCCGAGGATCTGGGCATCCTCCACAAGGCCGCCAAAGGTCTGCCCTTCGGCTCGCTGGTCGATGAGGCCGGGCGCCGCACCGACAATGCCAATGCGGGCAGCAATGCCTGGACTTTGGCCGGATCGCACACCGCCAGCGGGCGGCCCATTCTGGCCAATGATCCGCATATCGGCATCGGCGGCTTTGCGCCGCGCCATGTCGCGCATCTTTCCGCGCCGGGGCTCGATCTGATCGGCGCGGGGGCGCCCGGCCTGCCCGGCATCATGCAGGGGCATACCGACCGCTTCGCCTTTGGCCGCACCAATTTCCATATCGATCAGGAGGATGTGTTCATCCTCACCCTCAACCCCGCCGACCCCGAGCAATACCGCCATAACGGCGGCTGGCGAAACTTCGACAAGATGGACGACAGCATCGCCATCGCCGGAGCCTCGCCGCGCCAGATCACCCTGCGCGCCAGCGTGCATGGCCCGGTGACACTGCATGATCCGGCCCGCAACCGCGCCGTGGCGATCGCCAGCGTCCATCTGGGCAAGGGCGGATCGACCATGGGATCGATGGTGGCGATCAATCTGGCACAGGATTGGGACAGCCTGATCCGCGCCTTCGCCCATCATCCGCCGCCGACCAATCTGCATTACGCCGACACCAGCGGCAACACCGGCTGGCACGCCATCGGCTATGCGCCCGAGCGCAAGGGCCACAACGGATTGCTGCCCGTCCCCGGCGATGGGGCGTTCGACTGGCAGAATATCCGCGCCGTGAAGGATATGCCCAGCATCCTGAACCCCGAGGCGGGCTGGTTCGCCTCGGCCAATCAGGACAATGTGCCCGAGGGTTACACCGGCCCGATGGCGCACAGCTTCTCGGCCCCCTTCCGCTATCATCGCATCGAGTCCGTGCTGCCCGCCAAGCCCCGCCAGACCATCGCCGACAGCGTGGCCTTGCAGCATGATATCCATTCCGAACCCGCGCTCCGCCTGCTGGCTCTGCTGCCGGCTCAGGCCGAGGGCGATGCCGGTCTGGCGCTGGCCATGCTGCGCGATTGGGACGGCAGCATCGCGGGCGACAAGGGCGCACCCGCGCTTTACGAAATGCTGGTGAGCGCCGTGCAGCACCATTTGCTGGAAACGCTGGTGCCCGACAGTCTGCGCAAGCTGGTGCCGCTGGTGGACAGCGAGGCTTTGCTCACCCTGCTGGAACAGCCCGATCCGCGTCTGGGGCCGGACCCCGCCACCGTGCGCGCCAGGATGCTCGATCAGACGCTGGGCGAGGCATGGCAGGCCGCGCGCAAGACCATGGGTGACGATCCATCAAGCTGGCGCTGGGACCGGCTGCACAAGGTCAGCATCACCCATCCCCTTGCCGCCATTCCCGCCATCGACAGAGCCTTCCCGCCCATCGACAGCGCAGGCACCGGGGGCGACACCAGCACAGTGATGGCCCGCTGGTATCGCCCCGGCGGCAGCTTCCATGTGGCGGGCGGGGCCAGCTATCTGATGGTGGTGGATGTGGGCGGCTGGGACAACAGCGTGTTCCTCAACCTGCCGGGCCAGAGCGCCGATCCGCGTTCTCCCCATCGGAAGGATCTTTACGCGCCCTGGATCGCCGGGCAGATGCAGCCGCTGCTGTTCTCGACCGAGGCCGTGAACCGCCATGCTGCCGCTCGCACCGTGCTGAGCGCCACATGA
- a CDS encoding TonB-dependent receptor, with protein MIHTLPSRARRARSATSFSLLLSTATICVLPFAVTAQAETAATAAASTDADQGSIVVTGRSSATQAPGGGLLGRETAPKAVQTVDRDFIAKQAPTINAQQLLAMLPSANVSDADPYGLMPGQSYVRGLDSSETAWVMEGAPLNDMSSGAFYAEEYVEAEDLKSVSLQPGSVNISTPTVNATAGQVIMTLQEPTHQFGGLVDFSTGSDNLAREYIRVNTGDIGNTGIRGFLSYSHTYADNWTGVGHAEKHHTNAKFVKDWSNGSRTALVVAYNNEVANFYANPTLAQFGQYGNKYNYAAVPGTSSYYKLQVNPFSNLSVSMPTKVVLGSKLTLNDTPYLWNGVGSGSFGTTTTQGKTYAGTTPVAVHLGVANGTSVVTESIGQNNQLRLGNTVSVDYKPIEHNTLTFGWWYQHTVQHFYTRIGQVDASGNPVNYWGTSGYYTYGDNTPYDWRNYKNHAEVNVLFAQDAVDALDDKLHVEAGLKYAIIYSHLFSFVSGANPDQQITTRKWLPQFSASYKLDDHSQIYGTINTNFRTPMATSLINFYSSSTGAQTQTSGSTKPETSLSEEIGYRYNGSVITASISGFHYYFKNRQISLNTIVNGTQLAESLNAGSQESWGFDAQIGTSPIIYHLRPYATFEYLDAKIKSNLPVTSTLGGVAINDYLATNGKTQVASPHVQAGFGLDYDDKKLFVNVQAKYIAKQYSSFMNDEAIPAYVSTHASIGYRLPAYGLLKAPEIQLNVQNLFNGVARTGVNSYKTNATTQTGLNGGTVTASAPTYYLMPARTFAVTLSTAF; from the coding sequence ATGATCCATACCCTCCCCTCGCGCGCCCGGCGTGCGCGTTCGGCCACCTCTTTTTCGCTGCTGCTGAGCACGGCCACCATCTGCGTGCTGCCCTTCGCTGTTACCGCTCAGGCCGAAACCGCCGCGACCGCAGCCGCCTCCACTGACGCAGATCAGGGCAGCATCGTGGTGACGGGCCGCTCCAGCGCGACGCAGGCCCCCGGCGGCGGCCTTCTGGGCCGCGAGACCGCGCCCAAGGCCGTGCAGACCGTCGACCGCGACTTTATCGCCAAGCAGGCCCCCACCATCAACGCCCAGCAGCTGCTGGCCATGCTGCCCTCGGCCAATGTGTCGGACGCCGACCCCTATGGCCTGATGCCCGGCCAGAGCTATGTGCGCGGTCTGGATTCCTCCGAGACCGCCTGGGTGATGGAAGGCGCGCCGCTTAACGACATGTCTTCGGGTGCTTTCTACGCCGAGGAATATGTCGAGGCCGAGGATCTCAAATCCGTCTCGCTGCAGCCCGGCTCGGTCAACATCTCGACCCCGACAGTCAATGCCACCGCCGGTCAGGTCATCATGACCCTGCAGGAGCCCACACACCAGTTCGGCGGTCTGGTCGATTTCTCGACCGGCAGCGACAATCTGGCCCGCGAATACATCCGCGTGAACACCGGCGACATCGGCAACACCGGCATCCGCGGCTTCCTCTCCTATTCGCACACCTATGCCGACAACTGGACCGGCGTGGGCCATGCTGAAAAGCATCACACCAACGCCAAGTTCGTGAAGGACTGGAGCAATGGCAGCCGCACCGCTCTGGTGGTGGCTTACAACAATGAAGTCGCCAACTTCTATGCCAACCCCACGCTGGCGCAGTTCGGCCAGTATGGCAACAAGTACAACTATGCCGCGGTTCCGGGCACCTCCAGCTATTACAAGCTGCAGGTCAATCCCTTCTCGAACCTGTCGGTTTCCATGCCCACCAAGGTCGTGCTGGGCAGCAAGCTGACCCTGAATGACACGCCCTATCTGTGGAACGGCGTGGGTTCGGGCTCTTTCGGCACCACCACCACGCAGGGCAAGACCTATGCCGGTACGACGCCCGTGGCGGTCCATCTGGGCGTGGCCAACGGCACCTCTGTGGTGACGGAATCGATCGGCCAGAACAACCAGCTGCGTCTGGGCAACACCGTCTCGGTGGATTACAAGCCGATCGAGCATAACACGCTGACCTTCGGCTGGTGGTATCAGCATACGGTGCAGCATTTCTACACCCGCATCGGTCAGGTTGATGCCAGCGGCAACCCGGTCAATTACTGGGGCACCTCGGGCTATTACACCTATGGCGACAACACGCCTTACGACTGGCGCAACTACAAGAACCATGCTGAGGTGAACGTGCTGTTCGCTCAGGATGCGGTCGATGCGCTGGACGACAAGCTGCATGTCGAGGCCGGTCTGAAGTATGCGATCATCTATTCGCATCTGTTCTCATTTGTGTCGGGCGCCAACCCCGATCAGCAGATCACCACGCGCAAGTGGCTGCCGCAGTTCAGCGCCTCGTATAAGCTGGACGATCACAGCCAGATCTATGGCACGATCAACACCAACTTCCGCACGCCGATGGCGACCTCGCTGATCAACTTCTATTCCAGCAGCACCGGCGCGCAGACCCAGACCTCGGGTTCGACCAAGCCGGAAACCTCGCTGTCGGAAGAGATCGGCTATCGTTACAATGGTTCGGTGATCACGGCCTCGATTTCGGGCTTCCATTACTACTTCAAGAACCGCCAGATCTCGCTCAACACGATCGTCAACGGCACGCAGCTGGCGGAATCGCTGAACGCGGGCAGCCAGGAGAGCTGGGGCTTCGACGCCCAGATCGGCACCAGCCCGATCATCTATCACCTGCGCCCCTATGCCACCTTCGAATATCTGGACGCCAAGATCAAATCGAACCTGCCCGTCACCTCGACGCTGGGCGGTGTGGCGATCAATGATTATCTGGCCACCAATGGCAAGACGCAGGTTGCCTCGCCGCATGTTCAGGCCGGTTTTGGTCTGGATTACGACGACAAGAAGCTCTTCGTGAACGTGCAGGCCAAGTATATTGCCAAGCAGTATTCGTCCTTCATGAATGACGAAGCGATCCCCGCCTATGTCAGCACCCATGCCAGCATCGGCTATCGCCTGCCGGCCTATGGCCTGCTCAAGGCGCCGGAAATCCAGCTCAACGTCCAGAACCTGTTCAACGGCGTGGCGCGTACCGGCGTGAACAGCTACAAGACCAATGCCACCACGCAGACTGGCCTGAACGGCGGCACCGTCACCGCTTCGGCGCCGACCTACTATCTGATGCCTGCGCGCACCTTCGCGGTGACGCTCTCCACGGCGTTCTGA
- a CDS encoding LysR family transcriptional regulator, producing the protein MNFRHIEIFHAVYVHGSVSAAANALNVSQPSVSKVLRHAEQTLGLELFQRTRGRLVPTQDAHALFAEVAEVHDKVRSLRQTSRNLRDGRGAVLRVSALPSLGLDLIPQAVASYLRQHSEVLFDLQTLHHDEILRKLYERETDVAISFHVPPGAPVTHRVIGEGELVVLYREEDMPEAPPRLSLDSLDGQRFISPIQAGPLGWLLSSEMERLGVTLQETVSARTYYVAAGLVKAGVGMAIVDNFTAEAARERGLSYRPLQPAIAYDINAVFLQSRPPSQAMSDFLDKLAAIIDSL; encoded by the coding sequence ATGAATTTTCGGCACATCGAAATCTTCCATGCGGTCTATGTCCATGGCTCGGTCAGCGCCGCGGCCAATGCGCTGAATGTCTCGCAACCTTCGGTCTCCAAGGTTCTGCGCCATGCCGAACAGACCTTGGGCCTTGAACTGTTCCAGCGCACGCGCGGGCGGCTGGTGCCCACGCAGGATGCCCATGCCCTTTTCGCCGAAGTGGCCGAGGTGCATGACAAGGTCCGCTCGCTGCGCCAGACCAGCCGCAATCTGCGTGACGGGCGCGGCGCGGTGCTGCGCGTCTCGGCGCTGCCGTCGCTGGGGCTGGATCTGATCCCTCAGGCAGTGGCCAGCTATTTGCGGCAGCACAGCGAGGTATTGTTCGACCTGCAGACGCTGCATCACGACGAAATCCTGCGCAAACTCTATGAGCGCGAGACCGATGTGGCGATCAGCTTCCATGTGCCGCCCGGCGCGCCCGTCACCCATCGCGTGATCGGCGAGGGCGAGTTGGTGGTCCTTTACCGCGAGGAGGATATGCCCGAGGCCCCGCCCCGCCTCTCGCTCGACAGCCTCGATGGGCAGCGCTTTATCAGCCCCATTCAGGCCGGGCCGCTGGGCTGGCTGCTCTCCAGCGAGATGGAGCGGCTGGGCGTCACGCTGCAGGAAACCGTTTCGGCGCGCACCTATTATGTCGCCGCCGGGCTGGTGAAGGCCGGGGTCGGCATGGCCATCGTCGACAATTTCACCGCCGAGGCGGCGCGCGAAAGGGGCCTCTCCTACCGCCCGCTGCAACCGGCGATTGCCTATGATATCAACGCCGTGTTCCTGCAGAGCCGCCCGCCCTCGCAGGCGATGAGCGACTTTCTCGACAAGCTTGCCGCGATCATCGACTCCTTATAA
- the dgcA gene encoding N-acetyl-D-Glu racemase DgcA, translating to MSIRGESLPLSRPFRISRGAKTSADVVVVELAQGGMVGRGECVPYGRYQESCASVMAQLEGLQGQALDRAEVQHRLPPGAARNALDCALWDLEAKLSGVGVAQKLGIALPPSLPTALTVTLDTPGAMAAQARALGKATLIKIKVDDTAPLEQIHAVRQAAPEARLIVDPNEAWSPALLADALPELADLRVDLLEQPIPAAQSEALATITPLVPICADEACHTSADLPALVGRYQFVNIKLDKAGGLTEALSMLSAARAMGFGVMTGCMTASSLSIAPAMLIGAQSDFCDLDGAMLMVEDRPGAMPLRDGQLWPAAKGFWG from the coding sequence ATGTCCATCCGCGGCGAAAGTCTGCCGCTCTCGCGCCCGTTTCGTATCTCGCGCGGGGCCAAGACCAGTGCCGATGTGGTGGTGGTGGAACTGGCTCAAGGCGGGATGGTCGGGCGCGGGGAATGTGTGCCCTATGGCCGCTATCAGGAAAGCTGCGCCAGCGTGATGGCGCAGTTGGAGGGTTTGCAAGGGCAGGCTCTGGATCGCGCCGAGGTGCAGCATCGTCTTCCCCCCGGCGCGGCGCGCAATGCTCTGGACTGTGCGCTGTGGGACTTGGAGGCGAAGCTTTCCGGCGTCGGCGTGGCGCAAAAGCTGGGCATCGCCCTGCCACCCTCGCTGCCCACGGCGCTGACCGTCACGCTCGACACGCCCGGGGCCATGGCGGCCCAGGCGCGAGCGCTGGGCAAGGCTACCCTCATCAAGATCAAGGTCGATGACACCGCCCCGCTGGAGCAGATCCACGCCGTGCGCCAGGCCGCGCCCGAGGCAAGGCTGATCGTCGATCCCAATGAGGCGTGGTCGCCTGCCCTGCTGGCCGATGCTTTGCCGGAACTGGCAGACTTGCGCGTCGATCTGCTCGAACAGCCAATCCCTGCCGCGCAAAGCGAAGCCTTGGCCACCATCACCCCGCTGGTGCCGATCTGCGCCGATGAGGCCTGCCATACCTCTGCCGATCTGCCTGCGCTGGTCGGGCGCTACCAATTTGTGAACATCAAGCTGGACAAGGCCGGAGGCCTGACCGAAGCGCTGTCTATGCTGAGCGCCGCCCGCGCCATGGGCTTTGGTGTGATGACCGGCTGCATGACCGCTTCATCCCTGTCCATCGCGCCAGCCATGCTGATCGGTGCCCAATCGGATTTTTGCGATCTGGACGGCGCCATGCTGATGGTCGAGGATCGCCCGGGCGCCATGCCGCTGCGCGATGGCCAACTCTGGCCTGCCGCCAAGGGCTTCTGGGGCTGA
- a CDS encoding N-acyl-D-amino-acid deacylase family protein produces MTRFKLTALMLATTLLTGAAAPEQQADVVIKGGLIYDGSAAKPFVGDVAIKGDRILYVGPHSPLRAAQSVDAKGMIVSPGLIDAHSHPDTYILSPDAKVRVNAPWTRQGVSTILVGVDGYGTPDIASYAEQRTKAGVGTNLVPMIGFGAVRQRVLGQDARAPNADELARMKALVAKGMCEGAVGFSTGLFYPPQSFARTEEVIAVAHEAAIRGGLYDTHQRDESSYTIGLKGSVQEVLRIGREAGMPVHFAHIKALGVDVQGQAPEIIAMIEAARKAGQDVTADQYPWLASGSSLEASLLPGWSVDGGPKKMLERFADAPTMVRIRAEMEKNMRRRGGPAKMLLISAGFDWTGKTLEQMAAAWHLDPLDAALKIISQDANSDDKHYAGAIASFNMIDADVDLFMKQPWVVTSSDGSDGHPRQFATFPEKYAQYVQKRHVIDLASFIRQSTGRTADIYKLDHRGYLRAGYYADVAVIDPTHYAPRADYVHPRELSVGVKQLYVNGHLTVENDANTSALAGRVLLRPAPKACPAH; encoded by the coding sequence ATGACACGCTTCAAACTCACCGCGCTGATGCTGGCCACCACGCTGCTGACGGGCGCCGCCGCTCCGGAACAACAGGCCGATGTGGTGATCAAGGGCGGCTTGATTTACGATGGCTCCGCAGCCAAGCCCTTCGTGGGCGATGTGGCGATCAAGGGCGACCGCATCCTCTATGTCGGCCCACACAGCCCGCTGCGCGCCGCGCAAAGTGTTGACGCCAAAGGCATGATCGTCAGCCCCGGCCTGATCGACGCCCATAGCCACCCTGACACCTACATCCTCTCGCCCGATGCCAAGGTGCGCGTCAATGCGCCTTGGACGCGGCAGGGCGTCAGCACCATTCTGGTGGGCGTGGACGGCTATGGCACGCCCGATATCGCCAGCTATGCCGAGCAGCGGACCAAGGCAGGCGTGGGCACCAATCTGGTGCCGATGATCGGCTTCGGGGCGGTGCGCCAGCGGGTGCTGGGCCAAGACGCCCGCGCTCCCAATGCCGATGAACTCGCCCGCATGAAGGCGCTCGTCGCCAAGGGCATGTGCGAGGGTGCAGTGGGCTTCTCCACCGGCCTGTTCTACCCCCCGCAGAGCTTCGCCAGGACCGAAGAGGTGATCGCCGTGGCCCATGAAGCCGCCATTCGCGGCGGCCTCTACGACACGCATCAGCGCGATGAATCCAGCTACACCATCGGCCTGAAAGGATCGGTGCAAGAGGTGCTGCGCATCGGGCGAGAGGCAGGCATGCCGGTCCATTTCGCCCATATCAAGGCGCTGGGCGTCGATGTGCAGGGACAGGCGCCTGAGATCATCGCAATGATCGAGGCCGCCCGCAAGGCCGGTCAGGATGTCACCGCCGACCAATATCCATGGCTCGCCTCGGGATCGAGCCTTGAGGCATCCCTGCTGCCGGGCTGGTCCGTCGATGGCGGGCCGAAAAAGATGCTGGAGCGCTTCGCCGATGCCCCCACCATGGTCCGCATCCGCGCCGAGATGGAGAAGAACATGCGCCGCCGTGGCGGCCCCGCCAAGATGCTGCTGATCTCGGCAGGCTTCGACTGGACCGGCAAGACGCTGGAGCAGATGGCGGCGGCGTGGCACCTCGATCCCCTCGATGCCGCGCTGAAAATCATCTCGCAGGACGCCAACAGTGACGACAAACACTATGCTGGCGCCATCGCCTCCTTCAACATGATCGATGCCGATGTGGATTTGTTTATGAAGCAGCCATGGGTGGTCACCAGCTCGGATGGGTCGGATGGCCATCCCCGCCAATTCGCCACTTTTCCGGAAAAATACGCCCAATATGTGCAGAAGCGCCATGTGATCGATCTGGCGAGTTTCATCCGCCAGTCGACGGGACGCACCGCCGATATCTACAAGCTCGACCACCGAGGCTATTTGCGCGCCGGTTACTATGCCGATGTGGCAGTCATCGATCCAACGCATTACGCGCCCCGCGCCGATTACGTTCATCCGCGCGAACTCAGCGTGGGTGTGAAGCAACTCTATGTGAACGGGCACCTCACTGTGGAGAACGACGCCAACACCAGCGCTTTGGCTGGCCGCGTTTTACTACGTCCGGCCCCAAAAGCCTGCCCCGCGCATTAA
- the dgcN gene encoding N-acetyltransferase DgcN, whose product MILSPYLLYIGQSRDEIGIKTSRGLAAFRPQDCTGEFRHDDCPLTLGLPRQTLAEGMAAGARTLVLGVANAGGRMGEDLIADALAAMEAGLDIASGLHQRLKDVPELVEAAKRLGRQLHDVRDPRPDIPVGNGRRRAGNRLLTVGTDCSVGKMYTTLCLEKGLRARGIAADFRATGQTGILIAGSGVPLDAVVADFISGAIEQISPERHDGGWDLIEGQGSLFHPSFAGVSTGLLHGAQPDALVLCHDPARQHMRGLPHYGLPALEECLEANLRVARLTNPQVRAVGIALNTSAMEPEAARRLCAKTETRMGLPCSDPYAMGVSDILDQLLGVKAA is encoded by the coding sequence ATGATCCTTTCTCCCTATCTGCTCTACATCGGCCAATCGCGTGACGAGATCGGCATCAAGACCTCGCGAGGTCTCGCCGCCTTCCGCCCGCAGGACTGCACCGGCGAATTCCGTCACGACGATTGCCCGCTGACCCTGGGCCTGCCACGCCAGACCTTGGCCGAGGGCATGGCGGCGGGCGCGCGCACTTTGGTGCTGGGCGTGGCCAATGCCGGGGGCCGCATGGGCGAGGATTTGATCGCCGACGCGCTGGCCGCGATGGAGGCCGGGCTGGACATCGCCTCGGGCCTGCATCAGCGCCTGAAGGATGTGCCCGAACTGGTCGAGGCCGCCAAGCGCCTTGGCCGCCAGTTGCATGATGTGCGCGATCCCCGCCCCGATATCCCCGTGGGCAATGGCCGCAGGCGCGCGGGCAACCGCCTGTTGACGGTGGGCACCGATTGCTCGGTGGGCAAGATGTACACCACGCTGTGCCTGGAAAAGGGCCTGCGTGCGCGGGGCATCGCCGCCGATTTTCGCGCCACCGGCCAGACCGGCATTCTGATCGCAGGATCGGGCGTGCCGCTCGATGCCGTGGTGGCCGACTTCATCTCTGGCGCCATCGAGCAGATCAGCCCCGAACGCCATGACGGTGGCTGGGATCTGATCGAGGGTCAGGGCTCGCTGTTCCATCCCTCTTTCGCCGGGGTCTCGACGGGCCTGCTGCATGGCGCCCAACCCGATGCGCTGGTGCTGTGCCATGATCCGGCGCGCCAGCATATGCGCGGCCTGCCCCATTACGGCCTGCCCGCGCTGGAGGAATGCCTTGAGGCCAATCTGCGCGTCGCCCGCCTGACCAACCCTCAGGTGCGCGCGGTGGGCATCGCCCTCAACACCTCGGCCATGGAGCCCGAGGCCGCCCGCCGCCTCTGCGCCAAGACCGAAACGCGTATGGGCCTGCCTTGCAGCGATCCCTATGCGATGGGTGTCAGCGACATTCTCGACCAGTTGCTGGGCGTGAAAGCAGCCTGA